The following are from one region of the Desulforegula conservatrix Mb1Pa genome:
- a CDS encoding phage tail protein, translating into MSIFWNYFKNGLKYALIWQPGPLATVVQGAADVLDSARESVLWVRDQFLPDRCEEENLDGFAASRGIVRAAYETDDQYYSRVRLAWHWYVLGGRESGIRRIVADACGIDTMEIINLRDTDPERWAEFRVRINNIQGDMLTKLPTMTWAINEVKPARSKLAGFELVLYLEKAQAWIGCGGPVAGAVTTVYPLITTEITLEPVMLMSAAAIQTGSDTIVYPKEPT; encoded by the coding sequence AACGGTTTGAAATACGCGCTGATCTGGCAGCCAGGGCCTTTGGCCACTGTTGTTCAAGGGGCAGCTGATGTTCTGGATTCAGCAAGGGAGTCTGTGCTCTGGGTTCGTGACCAGTTTCTGCCGGACAGATGCGAGGAAGAGAATCTTGACGGGTTCGCGGCATCGAGGGGGATTGTTCGCGCTGCCTATGAAACCGATGATCAATATTACAGCAGGGTAAGGCTGGCCTGGCACTGGTACGTTCTTGGCGGCAGGGAAAGCGGGATCAGGCGCATAGTCGCGGACGCTTGCGGCATAGACACCATGGAGATCATTAATCTCAGGGATACTGATCCGGAGCGCTGGGCAGAATTCCGTGTGAGGATCAATAATATCCAGGGCGACATGCTCACCAAACTGCCCACAATGACCTGGGCCATTAATGAGGTGAAACCAGCCAGGTCGAAACTGGCTGGTTTTGAGCTGGTTCTTTATCTGGAGAAAGCCCAGGCGTGGATTGGGTGCGGAGGGCCAGTGGCTGGAGCGGTTACGACGGTTTATCCACTGATTACCACGGAAATTACACTTGAGCCTGTGATGTTGATGTCTGCCGCAGCAATACAGACAGGCTCTGACACCATCGTATATCCGAAAGAACCGACTTAG
- a CDS encoding Kelch repeat-containing protein, which yields MGSSFPAQSGIPGVRLVAKSKIDNVNYFENLNLLGDDWGSAFVSPMNTLFGSGNSTFSKFSEWVAESVSSGPAVAANSKLYTPGSTTQRPSVYDEAANTWSETGLAYPDINDLLACSQTGSFDYGGKCYYYANISTPANAAFNFRVYDPVLNSWTALASLPATPTNLICVAYAFMGTSGGYAYFMQAAKSTSATYVPSNFPTIYRYNFASNVWSDLAVVPPIINNGAASGDGSYSSVLLKTNSASCKYSATKFLINFKISKIDGAYLRSIFHNNIFLFDTVTNQFSRFCNFHPCIQPPGISADYLQSQLADTRIFYQDGVLFMWSPLFSGLMAYVEATGRQYHVPISAATLLGPMIAFDNGKIFMWGGSWGMSAVQSSSTLYNTSGLIIDLAKLSAFLKSSKTIGIKMPVFA from the coding sequence ATGGGTTCATCATTCCCTGCTCAATCCGGCATTCCAGGAGTCAGGCTGGTTGCTAAATCAAAAATAGACAATGTGAATTATTTCGAAAACCTTAACCTGCTGGGAGATGACTGGGGAAGTGCTTTTGTCTCTCCCATGAATACTCTTTTTGGTTCAGGCAACAGCACGTTTAGTAAATTTTCGGAATGGGTTGCCGAGTCAGTATCAAGCGGCCCCGCCGTAGCGGCTAACAGCAAATTGTATACTCCGGGATCGACTACTCAGAGGCCGAGCGTCTACGACGAAGCTGCTAACACTTGGAGCGAGACAGGGCTTGCTTATCCGGATATCAATGATTTGCTTGCTTGCTCTCAAACCGGAAGTTTCGATTATGGCGGCAAATGTTATTACTATGCCAATATATCAACCCCAGCTAATGCTGCATTTAATTTCAGGGTTTATGACCCAGTCCTCAACTCATGGACTGCTTTAGCCTCCCTTCCTGCGACGCCTACAAATCTTATATGTGTCGCGTATGCCTTTATGGGCACAAGCGGTGGATATGCTTATTTTATGCAGGCCGCTAAAAGTACATCTGCTACATATGTACCTTCAAATTTTCCAACAATATACAGGTATAATTTTGCATCAAACGTATGGTCTGATCTGGCTGTAGTTCCGCCGATAATAAATAATGGCGCAGCATCAGGCGATGGTTCTTACTCCAGCGTTTTGCTTAAAACCAACTCAGCATCATGTAAATATTCCGCAACAAAATTTTTAATAAATTTTAAGATATCTAAAATAGACGGGGCTTACCTTCGATCAATATTTCATAACAACATTTTTTTATTCGATACAGTAACCAATCAGTTTTCTCGCTTCTGTAATTTCCATCCATGCATTCAGCCGCCAGGGATTAGTGCGGACTATCTCCAGTCACAGCTTGCAGATACACGAATATTCTATCAGGACGGGGTTCTTTTTATGTGGTCTCCCTTGTTCAGCGGGTTGATGGCTTATGTGGAGGCTACTGGCCGTCAGTATCACGTTCCAATTTCAGCGGCAACGCTACTCGGCCCCATGATTGCCTTTGACAATGGTAAGATCTTTATGTGGGGCGGTAGTTGGGGGATGTCTGCTGTCCAGTCATCCTCTACCCTTTACAACACATCAGGGTTAATAATCGACTTGGCAAAGCTTTCCGCATTCCTGAAATCATCAAAAACAATCGGCATTAAAATGCCTGTGTTTGCCTAA
- a CDS encoding phage tail protein — MQKYYSIMTSIGVARYAQALVDGVGLEITHMAVGDGNGLFVEPWEGMAGLVNEVWRGEVNRIALSEENPNWITIEGKIPVDVGGWWIREVGLFDSAGDLVAVSNYPPTEKPVLADGAGQDLYIRLPLAVENTSAITLTIEPSVVMASRQYVDSITEVLAETVKAGLRRAFFYTNTM, encoded by the coding sequence ATGCAAAAATATTATTCGATCATGACGAGCATAGGCGTGGCCAGGTACGCGCAGGCGCTGGTCGACGGTGTTGGTCTTGAAATAACCCATATGGCTGTAGGAGACGGAAATGGGCTGTTTGTCGAACCATGGGAAGGAATGGCAGGCCTGGTTAATGAAGTTTGGCGCGGTGAAGTCAACAGGATAGCTCTGTCAGAGGAAAATCCAAACTGGATTACCATTGAGGGGAAGATCCCTGTGGATGTTGGCGGATGGTGGATAAGGGAAGTTGGTCTCTTTGATTCTGCCGGAGATCTTGTGGCCGTTTCCAATTACCCGCCAACGGAAAAACCTGTCCTTGCTGATGGAGCTGGCCAGGATCTTTATATCAGGCTGCCGCTCGCAGTTGAGAATACATCAGCTATCACACTGACTATAGAACCATCTGTTGTCATGGCATCCAGGCAATATGTGGACAGCATCACAGAGGTGCTTGCCGAAACTGTGAAAGCCGGGCTTCGAAGAGCCTTTTTCTACACAAACACAATGTAG